The Phycisphaerae bacterium genome includes a window with the following:
- a CDS encoding carbohydrate ABC transporter permease: MKRTLLAAIQYLLLAAIAVSTITPFVWMFFTSLHPPQAQIPTMATLFCPDGWHFENYTYVLTFAELPVWRFAVNSFLVTAGVVLFQLTLCALAAYGFARLHFRGRDTLFFVFLLTMMIPAQVLIVPLFTLVQRMGLLDTYAGLIIPYPYLSTAFGTFLLRQYFIGIPRALDDAARLDGCGDWRILWYVILPSAKPALATLAAFAFIWTWCDFYWPLLATSTTTMRTLEVGLSVFSDAYGGTRWPLQMAAAVIVLVPVLAVFLAMQRFFIRGAVVSGLKG, from the coding sequence ATGAAGCGCACGCTCCTCGCCGCGATCCAATACCTGCTCCTCGCCGCGATCGCGGTCAGCACCATCACGCCCTTCGTCTGGATGTTCTTCACCTCGCTGCATCCGCCGCAGGCCCAGATCCCGACCATGGCCACGCTGTTCTGCCCGGACGGCTGGCACTTTGAGAACTACACTTACGTGCTCACGTTCGCCGAGCTGCCGGTCTGGCGCTTCGCGGTCAACAGCTTCCTCGTCACCGCCGGCGTGGTGCTGTTTCAGCTCACGCTCTGCGCGCTGGCCGCCTACGGGTTCGCCCGGCTGCACTTCCGCGGACGCGACACGCTCTTCTTCGTCTTCCTGCTCACGATGATGATCCCGGCCCAGGTGCTGATCGTGCCGCTGTTCACGCTCGTGCAGCGCATGGGCCTGCTCGACACCTACGCCGGCCTAATCATCCCCTACCCCTATCTCAGCACGGCGTTCGGCACGTTCCTGCTGCGGCAGTATTTCATCGGCATCCCCCGCGCGCTCGACGACGCCGCCCGCCTCGACGGCTGCGGCGACTGGCGCATCCTCTGGTACGTGATCCTGCCCTCGGCCAAGCCGGCCCTCGCGACGCTGGCCGCCTTCGCCTTCATCTGGACCTGGTGCGACTTCTACTGGCCCCTGCTGGCGACGAGCACGACCACCATGCGGACGCTCGAAGTGGGACTCTCGGTCTTCAGCGACGCCTACGGCGGCACGCGCTGGCCGCTCCAGATGGCCGCCGCGGTGATCGTCCTGGTGCCGGTGCTGGCCGTGTTCCTGGCGATGCAGCGGTTCTTCATCCGCGGTGCCGTGGTGAGCGGGCTCAAAGGTTAA